The Sorangiineae bacterium MSr11954 DNA segment TTCGGGCGCGCAGTACCACCGGTTCGCGCCCGATGTTCCCCAAGATCCGGGATTTTCTCCACTATCCGCTCATCACCATCTCCGGCGGGGACATTACGCCCGGCTCGGTCATCGTCGGCGTGGTCGTCGTTTTTCTGTCGGCCATCCTGGCGAGCATCGCATCGCGCTGGCTTCGCACCTTGCTGGGCGCGCGGGGCCTATCGCACGGGGCGCAGTTCGCGGCGTCCAAGATCCTTCGCTACAGCGTCGTTCTTTTGGGGGTGCTCGTCGGTTTGAGCTCGATGGGCATCAAGCTGGACGCGCTCATCGCGGCCTCCACGGTGCTGGCCGTCGGTATCGGTTTCGGTCTGCAGAACGTCGTTCAGAACTTCATTTCGGGGTTGGTGCTGCTCATCGAGCAGCCGGTCAGCAAAGGGGACTTCGTCAAGGTCGGCAATGCGTACGGGGTCATCGAGGACATCGGGCTTCGCGCCACGCAGATCATCACGCGCGACGAGGTGACCATCATCGTCCCCAAC contains these protein-coding regions:
- a CDS encoding mechanosensitive ion channel, which codes for MFPKIRDFLHYPLITISGGDITPGSVIVGVVVVFLSAILASIASRWLRTLLGARGLSHGAQFAASKILRYSVVLLGVLVGLSSMGIKLDALIAASTVLAVGIGFGLQNVVQNFISGLVLLIEQPVSKGDFVKVGNAYGVIEDIGLRATQIITRDEVTIIVPNSELIASAVINHSRPTTNLRIQVTVDVSAKCDTALVRDTLLEVGAKHPEVITTLGVEVRLDACNEPAFLFVLLVWIPDPREDLRIASDLRFAIEAAFKEKGIEGPIPERINYHRAGLPRALREN